The genomic segment CCTTGTAGACCtgaagtaaaaaaacaaaattcataaatgtggtgaaaatatctttaaattCTATTATGAATCATTTTCACACTGTATTCAGAACAATTGAATAATCAACGTACTAGTCCAAACTCTACCAGTTGCAAGATTCacatgataaaaaaaactattttaaagtCTGGTCTGGATACATGATGTGCAAAAAGTTCTAAGAAGTAATGACTGGTTCTATGTAGTTACATACATGGTTACTTAGTTTTtacctataaaaataaatgtttacctTAACAATTCATAATTTTTGTTCACATCAATATGTTGGTATGTAATGCTGGTGACCCTCTGGTAACTGGCTTCATCAGGTTCATACTGAATGCAGGCGCGATCCAGCACAAACTCATACTCCTGCCTGTCAAGAAGGCTGTTGAACTTCTCATCGTTTGAGAACATGATTGGCTCTTTAATTTTACGTCCAGGGATTGGGAAATATGTCTGGAATATAAATTAAGTTTCACAATATGTAATAAAGCAATAATATCTACTAGTACTTTGATGAcaaatcaatcaaaaataattgtaaacaaTTCAATGTTAGGTATTATCTTacaagtaaaaatatatttttactataCCTGATTTAACCTTTTTCTAACATCATGATCGCAATGGCGAAGGATGCCATCAGGGTCCCTGAAATAGTTAATTGGCATTTTAACAATTCTTCAGGCCATGAATTAATTGTACCTACTTTAGAAATAACAGCAATATCACATGTTATGTGGAAGTTTTAATACAACATCAGCATAAGAGCTGGTGGACCACAATACCTTAAATAAAAAcgatttaaatgtaaaagtaattaaattaaactatAGTTACCTTTCAACAATAAGTCTGCGTTCATTAGCAATACCAAAAGTGATGTCTGTAAACAAGTATTTTGATGTGTCATATCCAATTAATGCTGGATCATTGGATAATACTTCATTGATTGGTTGTTGAACCTggaaaatattttcacataatatgtaaaaaaagttttattaaaaacttgttTTCTCACTTTAGGTGTCTAGAGAACTTAAATACCTTGACTACTGGTGGCATTTGTAAAAGAACATCAGCTTTTTCGTTAGCTTTTTTAATTTCCGCTTCTAGCTCTTCATTTGTGAGAAATTTATAGGTCGGTGTTCGAAGCACAGGGAGCCCGCTGCTAGTCCTCTTGCGAAACACTTTGCTGAAGTCCGGTCGTGTAAGCCGTTTCAATAAAACTTGGACATTAGATGAAAAGAACTTTGGGGCTGGATCGTCTTTGCCATCTAAAATAGAAATTAATTATATCATAGAGCTcgtaataaaagaaataattcATTTCCTACAGATTGAATTTGTTTACATCTTACCATAAATAGAAGGCACTATACTCAAATTTCTATGAGAAATAGTAAATAACTGTAGTTCACTGTTTCTTGTAATTAcaagttttatattattttgcgctactttactaaataaaaaggtcatttttataaattacaagaagaaatgcaaaaataacctaaaagaatgtttttttttttcaatcagtCATTTCTTgcacagaataaaataaaataaaaaaagatcttCATATAGTTTATGGCACAGATCACTGTTTATGGTAAATTCATAGGGATGTAACCACTACTCTACTATTAGTGGTATAGTACTAACTAGTGGCCCACTAGTTACTTAGCTCATTGTTTTTATCTTGCAACACTGAAACGGATGTCatgtcattttttttatctGTATCTATTTGTCAATTTTATGTCAAAATACTCGAAGTGCAGTTGCGTATTTACTTTGCATTTTTTCGTgtaaaaattaagtaaatttgGGAAATATCTTATTAGAAATTGTGTTTGATGCTGTATTTGTGTAAATATGTCGAAGCGAAAGGCTGTTATGAAAGATATCATTTATGAATTGGACAATGAAGACATCGAAATTAGCAGCGACGATGAAGCTAAAGAAGCCAAAATTAATCGTTTAGAGACAAAAACCAGCCATAAAACTGATAAAAAATCTAAGGAGGAAGAAAATAATTCAGTTATAACAATATTGGACACCCCTGAGAAGTCATTACCCGAAAAACCGTCCCACATTAATACCAATAGTAATGGAGGGAAAATATCACCCGACGATAGTTTCGTAGATTTGGTTAATGATAGTAATCCAGACTTGAAAGAGACTGAAGACCAAGTAGATAGTACTAGTAAACTAAATGCTGAAACCAATAAAACAACTATTTTAGATGAAGACATAGTAGTTGATTCACCCACTTCCACTAGTGATTTAGGTGTTGTTGGATGTGAGAATAGAACTCCATTAGTGACTGTAAGATTCAGAGACCAGAAATTGGCTtcgaattataaaaataaaattaaagcatTTATGTTAAGACTGATTAAACTACATGACAAAGAGAGTTCATCAGACATAGAAAGTGAAACGGACATTGAACTGGATATTTGGCCTGAAGATTTAAACGATGATGGTGATTCCATTATCGATTTGGAGAAACCCGAACCAGAAAATAATTTGTTCTTTATTGACACTGAGGCTTGCTCAATACCTGATGAAATACCAGCCTACATAGAGGTAATATcgactcatttttatttaagtattattaaaaATCTTGATCTGTCTTCAATAGATCTCTCCTCACCAGATGCTAAATAATAGCAAATACATATTATGTCTAAAAAGTTTTTTAGAGCCAAGCAATTCAGAAATTGATAGTcatcttattttgttttattccaggCTTCAACAGTGATATCAAATCCTGTAGTTAAAGAACCAACTCCTCCGCCCACGCCTGGTCGTCGACCTGTGGTTTGCTTTAACTGTGACGGTGCTCATCAGCTGCGAGAGTGCAAGCTTCCTAGGAACTATGCCAAGATCAATGATAAACGCAGAAATATGACTACAAGGGTTGGGTATGTTTAAAATGCTTTcttatctatctatatctacagggtgacttttgtatcagtatccaaattttttcctgacattaggtatcgtttatagatgacatttttaataaaaaataggtaggtcaaattttaacatcaactatttttttcctaaccaattaatcacgtagtgtggttaccgcgcttagcgcgtaaacattttacgggagagctggtcgagcggagagctggcaacgtgtggcaacgctcgaccggccggcctggccgcgcggcgcacagtggtcccgatttaataaaacatggacattgatgctagaggcacgaaaatttttttgatggttactgctatgataactaataaggcaaaaaaattttacaatcctacgacgtctatttcgtagtaaaaaaaatatatatacatattttttgtatggaagaaattacgtttctgtcaatttttcgaaattcttaaacgatgtcaagatgccgatcacacatgttataaaacaagtgattctgagtatttcatgcgaagatacttgtcacttatctctgcgtacttttgagttatcgagggttgaaaaatcgatttttttatattaaatatttccacgaaaaattgccagaattacaatatggtgtataagggacacttttgatgacacataacaacgactcgcactcgcgcgcgctcgtatgcatcaacttttactaaaataaaaaaaaattaagggaaatacttaatacaacgttgtatgtataggtccgctggccgtcaaaaagtagcttatacgagaagttgcccaatttacaatatgtccatcattgataactcacacaaatatcgtctctctctgaaggataacaagttttttttgtttccagaagctcttgataggatggaagcccataaatactctctgaagcgagaatgaatctcaaattgcgatattgccattttgacaaattacatgatgtatctagcgctaacgtttatcttcaggtagacacagttttaagttaaaagattgtctactatttcacactgttcttcgttttggaacagttctttgattataggtagtcgctaatttcgttttgttagactctttcagtttagcacataaagcgtaaactaattcctcctcagaatgatctaaaagtgttattgagcgcctcttcttctgcagaagaagaattttgcataaatcttcaaaaggttttttatttatactaaaagtcgatggttgcacatctacttccgcagtctcatcaactggagcgtcttcctcagtaTCAACGTTGTCTaggcgttgtgttaactcggtaaaaaacattgtttaaatctatatttttacaattcggccagacaatttcagagtctagccaatgcgaattctggtgcaaaaatgtattttgggctctgctggaagcaaaccatatcttctttgatatatttcttgtaaaattacgacttaatgatttgataattactcaaatcttcgaaagacaattcaatgccaatacgttcgtcattttagtctgaaatggtctggccgaaatgtaaaaatatagatttaaaaaatgttttttaccgagttaacacaacgcatagacaacgttaacaccgaggaagacgctccagttgatgagactgcggaagtagatgtgcaaccatcgacttctggtataaataaaaaaccttttgaagatttatgcaaaattcttcttctgcagaagaagaggcgctctctaacacttttagatcattctgaggaggaattagtttacgctttatgtgctaaactgaaagagtctaacaaaacgaaattagcgactacctataacaccggtcaacaaaaaaaatttttttttttgcgcatgaattttacttattatattctgattatataagcaaatttatataaaaaagtgcgattacaaatcgaaaatatttgctttttaagaagttatagcgatttgaattttccatcttcatagtagaatgtctctaaagatgcacgtcacattctcattgggatatatttataaataattatgggggcttattcgcaagaacaaggggcaggctttcatcaaaatatagtgagtGGGATTTGAgggacgacgttaccaaggccagtatactgaaagcatgatagggtaagaattttatgaaaaaaatcttctatggaacatgacaaaaaattagaacttttcatttttaataaatatttggactctattttaatttttctcttgtgagaatgaatcttaaatggatgtttgttatgttttaataattagaaagaatgaatgaaagaaagaaaaaaaatatttgacaacaaattaaatcatctctatgttcatgtttcatacattcattgatatgaatttttctattttttacacctaaaagcaaattcagaatttttttttgttgttattcttgtttctaggttataaagcaataaaaataagctatgcataacccgtgcgcaaaaatactgtagacagttgtaatcaaagaactgttccaaaacgaaaaacagtgtgaaatagtagacagtcttttaacttaaaactgtgtctacctgaagataaacgttagcgctagttacatcatataatttgtcaaaatggcaatatcgcaatttgagattcattctcacttcagagagtatttatgagcttccatcctatcaaaagcttctggaaacaaaaaaaacttgttatccttcagagagagatgatatttgtgtgagttatcaatgatagacatattgtaaattgggcaacctctcgtataagctactttttgacggccagcggacctatacatacaacgttgtattaagtatttcccttaattttttattttattttataaaaagcttatggatacgagcgcgcgcgagtgcgagtcgttgttatgtgtcatcaaaggtgtcccttatacaccatattgtaattttggcaatttttcgtggaaatatttaatataaaaaaatcgatttttcaaccctcgataactcaaaagtacgcagagataaatgacaagtatcttcgcatgaaatactcagaatcacttgttttataacatgtgtgatcggcatcttgacatcgtttaagaatttcgaaaaatttacagaaacgtaatttcttccatacaaaaaatatctatatatttttttttactacgaaatagacgtcgtaggattgtaatatttttttgccttattagttatcatagcagcaggcctccgtcactcgcctatgccggccgagataattacctacagcgcgcgacaacttcaagttgcaaatcagtcggggccgccacgcgcctgtcagcacacgcgtatttctatacacgctcggtcgatcatcgtcacaatcaaggtttattgttccaacagcactgttatccttctttaatggaaaatcgtaatatttaggaataataattaactgtagtaatttaaataattaaaaaactacactttttaaataattttgaaatacttatgacaaaaaactgtagcaaaaaaaatattttagctaatataaacattaactttacttccctgtctattttccgacacttcactttttaaaactgtttgtccaatttcgaattatcgtaacactgaagtttattaataggtactttagagatggtacgattatacaaacaccactagataaaagtttaccaatcgtaaatacaataaatgcttcttaaaattaagtttttattttgcttatacaaccctgacgcttgagctgtgaggtagatcaattctgaacacaaaaaaatttcgctcttgtgagcgtagtagtaaggtgcgatttcgaatgcaccatgtgcgttggatattttgcattattattattaccgttaaaatgtcggcatctgatcctacacaaaggagtgcaatttctgttgctactattatgtattctgtgatagcagtaaccatcaaaaaaaatttcgtgcttctagcatcaatgtccatgttttattaaatcgggaccaccgtgcgGCGCTTCAATCAGTCGCCCGCGCAACCCATTACGAGACGCGCGTATCGCTGCGCGCGCCGATCGTTCCGTCGCGCCGTCAACGTAACGATGTATTCGCAGCGCGAGTGTTATGAAATGATTCGGTGCTACATTTTAAGTGGAGAGAGTTTGAACCGGCCTCAGAGGAATACCTCGACTTCGTAACCAAGGACTAAACCCAACAGTGCCAAACCGGTGAACGATTTTAGCGGCAAACTGAAGCGAGATCCGcgagcaagtaggtaagtacctacacgagacgcgaagtgcgaaatgacactgtagttttaaataaactcaaagacaatgtacaaaagcgtgcaagtctgtctggagaaaaatggtatgcactttgggcaattattaaaataactactcataatttgttagtttgttgttaggttaggtaggtttggtaagcaatctcagttattgcacatgaaaataacgataaatacccccgaataggtacacaagaaaagtagtgttaccgctctcggtgattttattttctttttgatagcgtaattattgtcgtaggtatttaatttttctaccataaattagtaagtctgtttaattaaaactaattaccactttgaaatcttttgcattttgacggtcctaagcccgtgaaagtatgaagggaaaatcGACAACTTATAAATCGTATCGCAATGAATGAAATGCGGCGCGGGCAGGCGCGTACAGTAGTACACATTTAATAAGGCGCGTCGTGAATCTTCGGCCACGCAGACAAGGACAAAATTTTTCCGATTATGTTCCCCGTCGCACTTGCGCAAGCCCCGCCCATTTCATAATTACACTGCAGGCCAATTGTAACGGAATTATggggaataaaatatttatctttttgccaaaaaaagtttaatagagtatttaaataaattaatagacttcttaaaaaacaaattataaatacactTGTGGTACCCGTCgttgttcccgatttccatGACACAAGTGCTTTTGCTACATACTTTGGGATCGATTGGAGCAATGTACGCgtctaatatgtatttatttatttactagcttttgcccgcggtttcacccgcgtgagatTTAGTTCgtcatagatcgtcataaattatagcctatattatgttattctgggttataaataataatactgtaaagtttcatcaaaatccgttcaatagtttttgcgtgaaagagtaacaaacatccagacatccaaactttcgtatttataatattagtaggattatttttGTGGGATGTATTTAATCCATAATTTAGAAATGTTAATATTTGCATGCTACATATAATTGTAGCGAATTACGATAAtgcactttattttatttatcataacaTCTTTAATATACTGTACTCTACTAaatggcaaataaatatttgaatttccgAATGTGAGAAGAGTGAATGCTGAATCTATTAATGAATTGTGAATGTGTAGATGTACGGAGATTGGAggctcacaaaaataaaacactttttttgccACTAAGTGTACTTTTGTCTGCAACGCGTCTACGCACTCTAGAGTATGGCGGCTGACTAACATGTGTCACAGCGCGCGCAAACATGACGCGGCGACGGACCAATACCGGCACAGGAAGAAGACGCGCCGTGCGTGGAGTATCCCGATTGGTCAATAGCATTTCCCGCGCTACTTAAATTCGTCTTCTGCGCAGGTACATCGGTGAGCCTTATTAATTGTGTACTACTgtacgtgtgtgcgtgcgtaagcgagtgagccgtgaccacggtgtaagtgttttttcagactgtttctgggtgctttattttgacatttttgtactggacgatacaaaaataaaaaatacgtgttttgtctttcgcttcatagattattatattaaaatttggatactgatacaaaagtcaccctgtataaatgcaaaaggtcactgacttactcatcacgaaatg from the Ostrinia nubilalis chromosome 5, ilOstNubi1.1, whole genome shotgun sequence genome contains:
- the LOC135071993 gene encoding small ribosomal subunit protein mS22, which gives rise to MTFLFSKVAQNNIKLVITRNSELQLFTISHRNLSIVPSIYDGKDDPAPKFFSSNVQVLLKRLTRPDFSKVFRKRTSSGLPVLRTPTYKFLTNEELEAEIKKANEKADVLLQMPPVVKVQQPINEVLSNDPALIGYDTSKYLFTDITFGIANERRLIVERDPDGILRHCDHDVRKRLNQTYFPIPGRKIKEPIMFSNDEKFNSLLDRQEYEFVLDRACIQYEPDEASYQRVTSITYQHIDVNKNYELLRSTRHFGPMAFYLTWHESMDSLMLELLQNGWVREAVLLNALRHALKADVTNGETAQAIANEILPTPVQLAKPERLTEEDIQLDNKCVECIEKYIVSNSAMKSQQELALQGFREHYQQLMDLSRGLQKAHGNV